From a single Lates calcarifer isolate ASB-BC8 linkage group LG12, TLL_Latcal_v3, whole genome shotgun sequence genomic region:
- the znf740a gene encoding gastrula zinc finger protein XlCGF57.1 isoform X13, with product MSHLPSSSVRDHMKWAGLLGCEAVLSSMALMQASSMAAPPKKMMAPLGHGPPQREGPDRAPQSHMILPSGMSCPPLLIRKEGEFQAPRLLDEKEMRANEDMQQKKKNRKSVTPCKGTGGDENGPSSKVQKNFICDHCYGAFRSGYHLKRHILIHTGVKPYACSMCDMRFFQRYHLERHRLTHTGVKPYACSMCDMRFFQRYHLARHSLTHTGVKPYACSMCDMRFFQRYHLARHSLTHTGVKPYACSMCDMRFFQRYHLARHTLTHTGVKPYACSMCDMRFFQRYHLARHSLTHTGVKPYACTMCDMRFIQRYQLERHSLTHTGVKPYACTMCDKRFFQRYHLARHSLTHMGVKPYACTMCDMKFFQRYHLARHSLTHTGVKPYACTMCDKRFFQRYHLARHSLTHMGVKPFACTMCDMRFVQRYHLARHSLTHTGVKPYACTMCDKRFFQRYHLARHSLTHMGVKPFACTMCDMRFVQRYHLARHSLTHTGVKPYACSMCDMRFIQRNHLERHSLTHTGEKPFACDMCDMRFIQRYHLERHKRVHSGEKPYQCERCQQNFSRTDRLLRHRRLCQGRSVAKVENQPCCEPRPYPQEPPPAPPTWSPLHPPPGRLAV from the exons ATGTCACATCTGCCCAGCAGCTCAGTCCGCGACCATATGAAATGG GCGGGACTGCTTGGCTGCGAAGCTGTCCTCTCCAGTATGGCCCTGATGCAGGCCAGCTCCATGGCTGCTCCGCCCAAAAAAATGATGGCTCCACTTGGCCATGGAccaccacagagagagggaccTGACCGTGCTCCCCAGAGCCACATGATCCTCCCATCTGGAATGAGCTGTCCACCCCTG CTTATCCGGAAGGAAGGTGAATTCCAAGCTCCCCGCCTGCTGGATGAGAAGGAGATGAGGGCCAACGAGGacatgcagcagaaaaaaaagaacaggaaaTCAGTGACGCCCTGTAAA GGCACAGGTGGGGATGAGAATGGTCCATCATCCAAAGTGCAGAAAAACTTTATTTGTGATCACTGTTATGGAGCATTTAGGAGTGGATACCACCTGAAGAGACATATCCTCATTCATACAG gggtgAAGCCGTACGCTTGTTCCATGTGTGACATGAGGTTTTTCCAGCGTTACCACCTGGAGAGACACAGACTCACTCATACGG GGGTGAAGCCGTACGCTTGCTCCATGTGTGACATGAGGTTCTTCCAACGTTACCATCTGGCAAGACACAGCCTCACTCATACTG gGGTGAAGCCATACGCTTGCTCCATGTGTGACATGAGATTTTTCCAACGCTACCACTTGGCAAGACACAGCCTCACTCACACGG gggtgAAGCCATATGCTTGCTCCATGTGTGACATGAGATTTTTCCAGAGATACCACCTGGCAagacacactctcacacatacgG GGGTGAAGCCATACGCTTGCTCCATGTGTGACATGAGGTTCTTCCAGCGTTACCATTTGGCAAGACACAGCCTCACTCATACTG GGGTGAAGCCGTATGCTTGTACCATGTGTGACATGAGATTTATACAACGTTACCAACTGGAGAGACACAGTCTTACTCATACAG gggtgAAGCCGTACGCTTGCACCATGTGTGACAAGAGGTTTTTTCAGCGCTACCACCTGGCGAGACACAGCCTCACTCATATGG GTGTGAAACCTTATGCTTGCACCATGTGTGACATGAAGTTTTTTCAGCGTTACCACCTGGCGAGACACAGCCTCACTCATACGG GTGTGAAACCTTATGCTTGCACCATGTGTGACAAGAGGTTTTTTCAGCGCTACCACCTGGCAAGACACAGCCTCACTCATATGG GTGTGAAACCTTTTGCTTGTACCATGTGTGACATGAGGTTTGTTCAGCGTTACCACCTGGCAAGACACAGCCTCACTCATACGG GTGTGAAACCTTATGCTTGCACCATGTGTGACAAGAGGTTTTTTCAGCGCTACCACCTGGCAAGACACAGCCTCACTCATATGG GTGTGAAACCTTTTGCTTGTACCATGTGTGACATGAGGTTTGTTCAGCGTTACCACCTGGCGAGACACAGCCTCACTCATACGG gggtgAAGCCGTATGCTTGTTCCATGTGTGACATGAGGTTTATTCAGCGTAACCACCTGGAGAGACACAGCCTCACTCATACGG GAGAGAAGCCATTTGCTTGTGACATGTGTGATATGAGGTTTATCCAGCGCTACCACCTTGAGAGACACAAGCGTGTCCATAGTGGGGAGAAGCCTTACCAGTGTGAACGGTGCCAGCAG aaCTTTTCTCGGACAGACCGGCTGTTGCGGCATCGGAGGTTGTGCCAGGGTCGCAGCGTAGCTAAAGTAGAGAACCAGCCATGCTGCGAACCGCGCCCTTATCCCCAGGAACCCCCACCCGCGCCCCCAACCTGGAGTCCCCTGCACCCCCCTCCAGGCCGGCTGGCGGTCTGA
- the znf740a gene encoding zinc finger protein ZFP2 isoform X29 has protein sequence MSHLPSSSVRDHMKWAGLLGCEAVLSSMALMQASSMAAPPKKMMAPLGHGPPQREGPDRAPQSHMILPSGMSCPPLLIRKEGEFQAPRLLDEKEMRANEDMQQKKKNRKSVTPCKVREQEGRGGKGTGGDENGPSSKVQKNFICDHCYGAFRSGYHLKRHILIHTGEKPYACAVCDMRFIQRYHLERHSLIHTGVKPYACSMCDMRFFQRYHLERHRLTHTGVKPYACSMCDMRFFQRYHLARHSLTHTGVKPYACSMCDMRFFQRYHLARHSLTHTGVKPYACSMCDMRFFQRYHLARHTLTHTGVKPYACSMCDMRFFQRYHLARHSLTHTGVKPYACTMCDMRFIQRYQLERHSLTHTGVKPYACTMCDKRFFQRYHLARHSLTHMGVKPYACTMCDMKFFQRYHLARHSLTHTGVKPYACTMCDKRFFQRYHLARHSLTHMGVKPFACTMCDMRFVQRYHLARHSLTHTGEKPFACDMCDMRFIQRYHLERHKRVHSGEKPYQCERCQQNFSRTDRLLRHRRLCQGRSVAKVENQPCCEPRPYPQEPPPAPPTWSPLHPPPGRLAV, from the exons ATGTCACATCTGCCCAGCAGCTCAGTCCGCGACCATATGAAATGG GCGGGACTGCTTGGCTGCGAAGCTGTCCTCTCCAGTATGGCCCTGATGCAGGCCAGCTCCATGGCTGCTCCGCCCAAAAAAATGATGGCTCCACTTGGCCATGGAccaccacagagagagggaccTGACCGTGCTCCCCAGAGCCACATGATCCTCCCATCTGGAATGAGCTGTCCACCCCTG CTTATCCGGAAGGAAGGTGAATTCCAAGCTCCCCGCCTGCTGGATGAGAAGGAGATGAGGGCCAACGAGGacatgcagcagaaaaaaaagaacaggaaaTCAGTGACGCCCTGTAAAGTGAGAGAACAAGAAGGAAGGGGAGGGAAG GGCACAGGTGGGGATGAGAATGGTCCATCATCCAAAGTGCAGAAAAACTTTATTTGTGATCACTGTTATGGAGCATTTAGGAGTGGATACCACCTGAAGAGACATATCCTCATTCATACAG GGGAGAAGCCGTATGCTTGTGCCGTTTGTGACATGAGGTTTATTCAGCGTTACCACCTGGAGAGACACAGCCTCATTCACACGG gggtgAAGCCGTACGCTTGTTCCATGTGTGACATGAGGTTTTTCCAGCGTTACCACCTGGAGAGACACAGACTCACTCATACGG GGGTGAAGCCGTACGCTTGCTCCATGTGTGACATGAGGTTCTTCCAACGTTACCATCTGGCAAGACACAGCCTCACTCATACTG gGGTGAAGCCATACGCTTGCTCCATGTGTGACATGAGATTTTTCCAACGCTACCACTTGGCAAGACACAGCCTCACTCACACGG gggtgAAGCCATATGCTTGCTCCATGTGTGACATGAGATTTTTCCAGAGATACCACCTGGCAagacacactctcacacatacgG GGGTGAAGCCATACGCTTGCTCCATGTGTGACATGAGGTTCTTCCAGCGTTACCATTTGGCAAGACACAGCCTCACTCATACTG GGGTGAAGCCGTATGCTTGTACCATGTGTGACATGAGATTTATACAACGTTACCAACTGGAGAGACACAGTCTTACTCATACAG gggtgAAGCCGTACGCTTGCACCATGTGTGACAAGAGGTTTTTTCAGCGCTACCACCTGGCGAGACACAGCCTCACTCATATGG GTGTGAAACCTTATGCTTGCACCATGTGTGACATGAAGTTTTTTCAGCGTTACCACCTGGCGAGACACAGCCTCACTCATACGG GTGTGAAACCTTATGCTTGCACCATGTGTGACAAGAGGTTTTTTCAGCGCTACCACCTGGCAAGACACAGCCTCACTCATATGG GTGTGAAACCTTTTGCTTGTACCATGTGTGACATGAGGTTTGTTCAGCGTTACCACCTGGCAAGACACAGCCTCACTCATACGG GAGAGAAGCCATTTGCTTGTGACATGTGTGATATGAGGTTTATCCAGCGCTACCACCTTGAGAGACACAAGCGTGTCCATAGTGGGGAGAAGCCTTACCAGTGTGAACGGTGCCAGCAG aaCTTTTCTCGGACAGACCGGCTGTTGCGGCATCGGAGGTTGTGCCAGGGTCGCAGCGTAGCTAAAGTAGAGAACCAGCCATGCTGCGAACCGCGCCCTTATCCCCAGGAACCCCCACCCGCGCCCCCAACCTGGAGTCCCCTGCACCCCCCTCCAGGCCGGCTGGCGGTCTGA
- the znf740a gene encoding zinc finger protein ZFP2 isoform X7: MSHLPSSSVRDHMKWAGLLGCEAVLSSMALMQASSMAAPPKKMMAPLGHGPPQREGPDRAPQSHMILPSGMSCPPLLIRKEGEFQAPRLLDEKEMRANEDMQQKKKNRKSVTPCKVREQEGRGGKGTGGDENGPSSKVQKNFICDHCYGAFRSGYHLKRHILIHTGEKPYACAVCDMRFIQRYHLERHSLIHTGVKPYACSMCDMRFFQRYHLERHRLTHTGVKPYACSMCDMRFFQRYHLARHSLTHTGVKPYACSMCDMRFFQRYHLARHSLTHTGVKPYACSMCDMRFFQRYHLARHTLTHTGVKPYACSMCDMRFFQRYHLARHSLTHTGVKPYACTMCDMRFIQRYQLERHSLTHTGVKPYACTMCDKRFFQRYHLARHSLTHMGVKPYACTMCDMKFFQRYHLARHSLTHTGVKPYACTMCDKRFFQRYHLARHSLTHMGVKPYACTMCDKRFFQRYHLARHSLTHMGVKPFACTMCDMRFVQRYHLARHSLTHTGVKPYACSMCDMRFIQRNHLERHSLTHTGEKPFACDMCDMRFIQRYHLERHKRVHSGEKPYQCERCQQNFSRTDRLLRHRRLCQGRSVAKVENQPCCEPRPYPQEPPPAPPTWSPLHPPPGRLAV; encoded by the exons ATGTCACATCTGCCCAGCAGCTCAGTCCGCGACCATATGAAATGG GCGGGACTGCTTGGCTGCGAAGCTGTCCTCTCCAGTATGGCCCTGATGCAGGCCAGCTCCATGGCTGCTCCGCCCAAAAAAATGATGGCTCCACTTGGCCATGGAccaccacagagagagggaccTGACCGTGCTCCCCAGAGCCACATGATCCTCCCATCTGGAATGAGCTGTCCACCCCTG CTTATCCGGAAGGAAGGTGAATTCCAAGCTCCCCGCCTGCTGGATGAGAAGGAGATGAGGGCCAACGAGGacatgcagcagaaaaaaaagaacaggaaaTCAGTGACGCCCTGTAAAGTGAGAGAACAAGAAGGAAGGGGAGGGAAG GGCACAGGTGGGGATGAGAATGGTCCATCATCCAAAGTGCAGAAAAACTTTATTTGTGATCACTGTTATGGAGCATTTAGGAGTGGATACCACCTGAAGAGACATATCCTCATTCATACAG GGGAGAAGCCGTATGCTTGTGCCGTTTGTGACATGAGGTTTATTCAGCGTTACCACCTGGAGAGACACAGCCTCATTCACACGG gggtgAAGCCGTACGCTTGTTCCATGTGTGACATGAGGTTTTTCCAGCGTTACCACCTGGAGAGACACAGACTCACTCATACGG GGGTGAAGCCGTACGCTTGCTCCATGTGTGACATGAGGTTCTTCCAACGTTACCATCTGGCAAGACACAGCCTCACTCATACTG gGGTGAAGCCATACGCTTGCTCCATGTGTGACATGAGATTTTTCCAACGCTACCACTTGGCAAGACACAGCCTCACTCACACGG gggtgAAGCCATATGCTTGCTCCATGTGTGACATGAGATTTTTCCAGAGATACCACCTGGCAagacacactctcacacatacgG GGGTGAAGCCATACGCTTGCTCCATGTGTGACATGAGGTTCTTCCAGCGTTACCATTTGGCAAGACACAGCCTCACTCATACTG GGGTGAAGCCGTATGCTTGTACCATGTGTGACATGAGATTTATACAACGTTACCAACTGGAGAGACACAGTCTTACTCATACAG gggtgAAGCCGTACGCTTGCACCATGTGTGACAAGAGGTTTTTTCAGCGCTACCACCTGGCGAGACACAGCCTCACTCATATGG GTGTGAAACCTTATGCTTGCACCATGTGTGACATGAAGTTTTTTCAGCGTTACCACCTGGCGAGACACAGCCTCACTCATACGG GTGTGAAACCTTATGCTTGCACCATGTGTGACAAGAGGTTTTTTCAGCGCTACCACCTGGCAAGACACAGCCTCACTCATATGG GTGTGAAACCTTATGCTTGCACCATGTGTGACAAGAGGTTTTTTCAGCGCTACCACCTGGCAAGACACAGCCTCACTCATATGG GTGTGAAACCTTTTGCTTGTACCATGTGTGACATGAGGTTTGTTCAGCGTTACCACCTGGCGAGACACAGCCTCACTCATACGG gggtgAAGCCGTATGCTTGTTCCATGTGTGACATGAGGTTTATTCAGCGTAACCACCTGGAGAGACACAGCCTCACTCATACGG GAGAGAAGCCATTTGCTTGTGACATGTGTGATATGAGGTTTATCCAGCGCTACCACCTTGAGAGACACAAGCGTGTCCATAGTGGGGAGAAGCCTTACCAGTGTGAACGGTGCCAGCAG aaCTTTTCTCGGACAGACCGGCTGTTGCGGCATCGGAGGTTGTGCCAGGGTCGCAGCGTAGCTAAAGTAGAGAACCAGCCATGCTGCGAACCGCGCCCTTATCCCCAGGAACCCCCACCCGCGCCCCCAACCTGGAGTCCCCTGCACCCCCCTCCAGGCCGGCTGGCGGTCTGA
- the znf740a gene encoding zinc finger protein ZFP2 isoform X15: MSHLPSSSVRDHMKWAGLLGCEAVLSSMALMQASSMAAPPKKMMAPLGHGPPQREGPDRAPQSHMILPSGMSCPPLLIRKEGEFQAPRLLDEKEMRANEDMQQKKKNRKSVTPCKVREQEGRGGKGTGGDENGPSSKVQKNFICDHCYGAFRSGYHLKRHILIHTGEKPYACAVCDMRFIQRYHLERHSLIHTGVKPYACSMCDMRFFQRYHLERHRLTHTGVKPYACSMCDMRFFQRYHLARHSLTHTGVKPYACSMCDMRFFQRYHLARHSLTHTGVKPYACSMCDMRFFQRYHLARHTLTHTGVKPYACSMCDMRFFQRYHLARHSLTHTGVKPYACTMCDMRFIQRYQLERHSLTHTGVKPYACTMCDKRFFQRYHLARHSLTHMGVKPYACTMCDMKFFQRYHLARHSLTHTGVKPYACTMCDKRFFQRYHLARHSLTHMGVKPFACTMCDMRFVQRYHLARHSLTHTGVKPYACSMCDMRFIQRNHLERHSLTHTGEKPFACDMCDMRFIQRYHLERHKRVHSGEKPYQCERCQQNFSRTDRLLRHRRLCQGRSVAKVENQPCCEPRPYPQEPPPAPPTWSPLHPPPGRLAV, encoded by the exons ATGTCACATCTGCCCAGCAGCTCAGTCCGCGACCATATGAAATGG GCGGGACTGCTTGGCTGCGAAGCTGTCCTCTCCAGTATGGCCCTGATGCAGGCCAGCTCCATGGCTGCTCCGCCCAAAAAAATGATGGCTCCACTTGGCCATGGAccaccacagagagagggaccTGACCGTGCTCCCCAGAGCCACATGATCCTCCCATCTGGAATGAGCTGTCCACCCCTG CTTATCCGGAAGGAAGGTGAATTCCAAGCTCCCCGCCTGCTGGATGAGAAGGAGATGAGGGCCAACGAGGacatgcagcagaaaaaaaagaacaggaaaTCAGTGACGCCCTGTAAAGTGAGAGAACAAGAAGGAAGGGGAGGGAAG GGCACAGGTGGGGATGAGAATGGTCCATCATCCAAAGTGCAGAAAAACTTTATTTGTGATCACTGTTATGGAGCATTTAGGAGTGGATACCACCTGAAGAGACATATCCTCATTCATACAG GGGAGAAGCCGTATGCTTGTGCCGTTTGTGACATGAGGTTTATTCAGCGTTACCACCTGGAGAGACACAGCCTCATTCACACGG gggtgAAGCCGTACGCTTGTTCCATGTGTGACATGAGGTTTTTCCAGCGTTACCACCTGGAGAGACACAGACTCACTCATACGG GGGTGAAGCCGTACGCTTGCTCCATGTGTGACATGAGGTTCTTCCAACGTTACCATCTGGCAAGACACAGCCTCACTCATACTG gGGTGAAGCCATACGCTTGCTCCATGTGTGACATGAGATTTTTCCAACGCTACCACTTGGCAAGACACAGCCTCACTCACACGG gggtgAAGCCATATGCTTGCTCCATGTGTGACATGAGATTTTTCCAGAGATACCACCTGGCAagacacactctcacacatacgG GGGTGAAGCCATACGCTTGCTCCATGTGTGACATGAGGTTCTTCCAGCGTTACCATTTGGCAAGACACAGCCTCACTCATACTG GGGTGAAGCCGTATGCTTGTACCATGTGTGACATGAGATTTATACAACGTTACCAACTGGAGAGACACAGTCTTACTCATACAG gggtgAAGCCGTACGCTTGCACCATGTGTGACAAGAGGTTTTTTCAGCGCTACCACCTGGCGAGACACAGCCTCACTCATATGG GTGTGAAACCTTATGCTTGCACCATGTGTGACATGAAGTTTTTTCAGCGTTACCACCTGGCGAGACACAGCCTCACTCATACGG GTGTGAAACCTTATGCTTGCACCATGTGTGACAAGAGGTTTTTTCAGCGCTACCACCTGGCAAGACACAGCCTCACTCATATGG GTGTGAAACCTTTTGCTTGTACCATGTGTGACATGAGGTTTGTTCAGCGTTACCACCTGGCGAGACACAGCCTCACTCATACGG gggtgAAGCCGTATGCTTGTTCCATGTGTGACATGAGGTTTATTCAGCGTAACCACCTGGAGAGACACAGCCTCACTCATACGG GAGAGAAGCCATTTGCTTGTGACATGTGTGATATGAGGTTTATCCAGCGCTACCACCTTGAGAGACACAAGCGTGTCCATAGTGGGGAGAAGCCTTACCAGTGTGAACGGTGCCAGCAG aaCTTTTCTCGGACAGACCGGCTGTTGCGGCATCGGAGGTTGTGCCAGGGTCGCAGCGTAGCTAAAGTAGAGAACCAGCCATGCTGCGAACCGCGCCCTTATCCCCAGGAACCCCCACCCGCGCCCCCAACCTGGAGTCCCCTGCACCCCCCTCCAGGCCGGCTGGCGGTCTGA
- the znf740a gene encoding gastrula zinc finger protein XlCGF57.1 isoform X5, with product MSHLPSSSVRDHMKWAGLLGCEAVLSSMALMQASSMAAPPKKMMAPLGHGPPQREGPDRAPQSHMILPSGMSCPPLLIRKEGEFQAPRLLDEKEMRANEDMQQKKKNRKSVTPCKVREQEGRGGKGTGGDENGPSSKVQKNFICDHCYGAFRSGYHLKRHILIHTGVKPYACSMCDMRFFQRYHLERHRLTHTGVKPYACSMCDMRFFQRYHLARHSLTHTGVKPYACSMCDMRFFQRYHLARHSLTHTGVKPYACSMCDMRFFQRYHLARHTLTHTGVKPYACSMCDMRFFQRYHLARHSLTHTGVKPYACTMCDMRFIQRYQLERHSLTHTGVKPYACTMCDKRFFQRYHLARHSLTHMGVKPYACTMCDMKFFQRYHLARHSLTHTGVKPYACTMCDKRFFQRYHLARHSLTHMGVKPFACTMCDMRFVQRYHLARHSLTHTGVKPYACTMCDKRFFQRYHLARHSLTHMGVKPFACTMCDMRFVQRYHLARHSLTHTGVKPYACSMCDMRFIQRNHLERHSLTHTGEKPFACDMCDMRFIQRYHLERHKRVHSGEKPYQCERCQQNFSRTDRLLRHRRLCQGRSVAKVENQPCCEPRPYPQEPPPAPPTWSPLHPPPGRLAV from the exons ATGTCACATCTGCCCAGCAGCTCAGTCCGCGACCATATGAAATGG GCGGGACTGCTTGGCTGCGAAGCTGTCCTCTCCAGTATGGCCCTGATGCAGGCCAGCTCCATGGCTGCTCCGCCCAAAAAAATGATGGCTCCACTTGGCCATGGAccaccacagagagagggaccTGACCGTGCTCCCCAGAGCCACATGATCCTCCCATCTGGAATGAGCTGTCCACCCCTG CTTATCCGGAAGGAAGGTGAATTCCAAGCTCCCCGCCTGCTGGATGAGAAGGAGATGAGGGCCAACGAGGacatgcagcagaaaaaaaagaacaggaaaTCAGTGACGCCCTGTAAAGTGAGAGAACAAGAAGGAAGGGGAGGGAAG GGCACAGGTGGGGATGAGAATGGTCCATCATCCAAAGTGCAGAAAAACTTTATTTGTGATCACTGTTATGGAGCATTTAGGAGTGGATACCACCTGAAGAGACATATCCTCATTCATACAG gggtgAAGCCGTACGCTTGTTCCATGTGTGACATGAGGTTTTTCCAGCGTTACCACCTGGAGAGACACAGACTCACTCATACGG GGGTGAAGCCGTACGCTTGCTCCATGTGTGACATGAGGTTCTTCCAACGTTACCATCTGGCAAGACACAGCCTCACTCATACTG gGGTGAAGCCATACGCTTGCTCCATGTGTGACATGAGATTTTTCCAACGCTACCACTTGGCAAGACACAGCCTCACTCACACGG gggtgAAGCCATATGCTTGCTCCATGTGTGACATGAGATTTTTCCAGAGATACCACCTGGCAagacacactctcacacatacgG GGGTGAAGCCATACGCTTGCTCCATGTGTGACATGAGGTTCTTCCAGCGTTACCATTTGGCAAGACACAGCCTCACTCATACTG GGGTGAAGCCGTATGCTTGTACCATGTGTGACATGAGATTTATACAACGTTACCAACTGGAGAGACACAGTCTTACTCATACAG gggtgAAGCCGTACGCTTGCACCATGTGTGACAAGAGGTTTTTTCAGCGCTACCACCTGGCGAGACACAGCCTCACTCATATGG GTGTGAAACCTTATGCTTGCACCATGTGTGACATGAAGTTTTTTCAGCGTTACCACCTGGCGAGACACAGCCTCACTCATACGG GTGTGAAACCTTATGCTTGCACCATGTGTGACAAGAGGTTTTTTCAGCGCTACCACCTGGCAAGACACAGCCTCACTCATATGG GTGTGAAACCTTTTGCTTGTACCATGTGTGACATGAGGTTTGTTCAGCGTTACCACCTGGCAAGACACAGCCTCACTCATACGG GTGTGAAACCTTATGCTTGCACCATGTGTGACAAGAGGTTTTTTCAGCGCTACCACCTGGCAAGACACAGCCTCACTCATATGG GTGTGAAACCTTTTGCTTGTACCATGTGTGACATGAGGTTTGTTCAGCGTTACCACCTGGCGAGACACAGCCTCACTCATACGG gggtgAAGCCGTATGCTTGTTCCATGTGTGACATGAGGTTTATTCAGCGTAACCACCTGGAGAGACACAGCCTCACTCATACGG GAGAGAAGCCATTTGCTTGTGACATGTGTGATATGAGGTTTATCCAGCGCTACCACCTTGAGAGACACAAGCGTGTCCATAGTGGGGAGAAGCCTTACCAGTGTGAACGGTGCCAGCAG aaCTTTTCTCGGACAGACCGGCTGTTGCGGCATCGGAGGTTGTGCCAGGGTCGCAGCGTAGCTAAAGTAGAGAACCAGCCATGCTGCGAACCGCGCCCTTATCCCCAGGAACCCCCACCCGCGCCCCCAACCTGGAGTCCCCTGCACCCCCCTCCAGGCCGGCTGGCGGTCTGA
- the znf740a gene encoding zinc finger protein ZFP2 isoform X20 — protein sequence MSHLPSSSVRDHMKWAGLLGCEAVLSSMALMQASSMAAPPKKMMAPLGHGPPQREGPDRAPQSHMILPSGMSCPPLLIRKEGEFQAPRLLDEKEMRANEDMQQKKKNRKSVTPCKVREQEGRGGKGTGGDENGPSSKVQKNFICDHCYGAFRSGYHLKRHILIHTGEKPYACAVCDMRFIQRYHLERHSLIHTGVKPYACSMCDMRFFQRYHLERHRLTHTGVKPYACSMCDMRFFQRYHLARHSLTHTGVKPYACSMCDMRFFQRYHLARHSLTHTGVKPYACSMCDMRFFQRYHLARHTLTHTGVKPYACSMCDMRFFQRYHLARHSLTHTGVKPYACTMCDMRFIQRYQLERHSLTHTGVKPYACTMCDKRFFQRYHLARHSLTHMGVKPYACTMCDMKFFQRYHLARHSLTHTGVKPYACTMCDKRFFQRYHLARHSLTHMGVKPFACTMCDMRFVQRYHLARHSLTHTGVKPYACTMCDKRFFQRYHLARHSLTHMGEKPFACDMCDMRFIQRYHLERHKRVHSGEKPYQCERCQQNFSRTDRLLRHRRLCQGRSVAKVENQPCCEPRPYPQEPPPAPPTWSPLHPPPGRLAV from the exons ATGTCACATCTGCCCAGCAGCTCAGTCCGCGACCATATGAAATGG GCGGGACTGCTTGGCTGCGAAGCTGTCCTCTCCAGTATGGCCCTGATGCAGGCCAGCTCCATGGCTGCTCCGCCCAAAAAAATGATGGCTCCACTTGGCCATGGAccaccacagagagagggaccTGACCGTGCTCCCCAGAGCCACATGATCCTCCCATCTGGAATGAGCTGTCCACCCCTG CTTATCCGGAAGGAAGGTGAATTCCAAGCTCCCCGCCTGCTGGATGAGAAGGAGATGAGGGCCAACGAGGacatgcagcagaaaaaaaagaacaggaaaTCAGTGACGCCCTGTAAAGTGAGAGAACAAGAAGGAAGGGGAGGGAAG GGCACAGGTGGGGATGAGAATGGTCCATCATCCAAAGTGCAGAAAAACTTTATTTGTGATCACTGTTATGGAGCATTTAGGAGTGGATACCACCTGAAGAGACATATCCTCATTCATACAG GGGAGAAGCCGTATGCTTGTGCCGTTTGTGACATGAGGTTTATTCAGCGTTACCACCTGGAGAGACACAGCCTCATTCACACGG gggtgAAGCCGTACGCTTGTTCCATGTGTGACATGAGGTTTTTCCAGCGTTACCACCTGGAGAGACACAGACTCACTCATACGG GGGTGAAGCCGTACGCTTGCTCCATGTGTGACATGAGGTTCTTCCAACGTTACCATCTGGCAAGACACAGCCTCACTCATACTG gGGTGAAGCCATACGCTTGCTCCATGTGTGACATGAGATTTTTCCAACGCTACCACTTGGCAAGACACAGCCTCACTCACACGG gggtgAAGCCATATGCTTGCTCCATGTGTGACATGAGATTTTTCCAGAGATACCACCTGGCAagacacactctcacacatacgG GGGTGAAGCCATACGCTTGCTCCATGTGTGACATGAGGTTCTTCCAGCGTTACCATTTGGCAAGACACAGCCTCACTCATACTG GGGTGAAGCCGTATGCTTGTACCATGTGTGACATGAGATTTATACAACGTTACCAACTGGAGAGACACAGTCTTACTCATACAG gggtgAAGCCGTACGCTTGCACCATGTGTGACAAGAGGTTTTTTCAGCGCTACCACCTGGCGAGACACAGCCTCACTCATATGG GTGTGAAACCTTATGCTTGCACCATGTGTGACATGAAGTTTTTTCAGCGTTACCACCTGGCGAGACACAGCCTCACTCATACGG GTGTGAAACCTTATGCTTGCACCATGTGTGACAAGAGGTTTTTTCAGCGCTACCACCTGGCAAGACACAGCCTCACTCATATGG GTGTGAAACCTTTTGCTTGTACCATGTGTGACATGAGGTTTGTTCAGCGTTACCACCTGGCAAGACACAGCCTCACTCATACGG GTGTGAAACCTTATGCTTGCACCATGTGTGACAAGAGGTTTTTTCAGCGCTACCACCTGGCAAGACACAGCCTCACTCATATGG GAGAGAAGCCATTTGCTTGTGACATGTGTGATATGAGGTTTATCCAGCGCTACCACCTTGAGAGACACAAGCGTGTCCATAGTGGGGAGAAGCCTTACCAGTGTGAACGGTGCCAGCAG aaCTTTTCTCGGACAGACCGGCTGTTGCGGCATCGGAGGTTGTGCCAGGGTCGCAGCGTAGCTAAAGTAGAGAACCAGCCATGCTGCGAACCGCGCCCTTATCCCCAGGAACCCCCACCCGCGCCCCCAACCTGGAGTCCCCTGCACCCCCCTCCAGGCCGGCTGGCGGTCTGA